Proteins co-encoded in one Scylla paramamosain isolate STU-SP2022 unplaced genomic scaffold, ASM3559412v1 Contig4, whole genome shotgun sequence genomic window:
- the LOC135096504 gene encoding mucin-5AC-like: MADETAPSTTAPSTTQSTTAPSTTPSTTASSTTPSTTAPSTEAPSTTAPSTSPSTTAPSTSPSTTAPSTSPSTTAPSTTAPSATAPSTTAPSTTAPSSTDPSTTVSSTTTPSTTAPSATAPSTTAPSTSPSTTAPSTTAPSTTAPSTTAPSTTAPSVTPSSTPLATATAGLSEEASSNTKEEDKTKRETDKREPKNEETQRLQRSEKTVDGAKRRGYPKKKPHGAGVKREATPSVSVTDKLSLEATFQFHVKNFSKVNMPLWSAPCWLHGMPWMIRAGPITVPFNENEKKEKKFLSVGLRCEGVWGAAFWACYGIADFSLLPVNRKQAPHVVGIECLFQKNVRLGIVNQFMLWENVLNPHHGYIEDDAVTFKVRLRTAPPYVINWSSDRLVRAPTQTLAVPPPHVTSGRKDEDCNSDVNENDSDDDSDDKDYNDEDSDDEDMNKYEGLYAQKNLHMYI, encoded by the exons ATGGCGGATGAAACAGCCCCATCAACCACAGCCCCATCAACCACCCAATCAACCACAGCCCCATCAACAACCCCATCAACCACAGCCTCATCAACAACCCCATCAACCACAGCCCCATCAACCGAAGCCCCATCAACCACAGCCCCATCAACCTCCCCATCAACCACAGCCCCATCAACCTCCCCATCAACCACAGCCCCATCAACCTCCCCATCAACCACAGCCCCATCAACAACAGCCCCATCAGCCACAGCCCCATCAACCACAGCCCCATCAACCACAGCCCCATCAAGCACAGATCCATCAACCACAGTCTCATCAACCACAACCCCATCAACAACAGCCCCATCAGCCACAGCCCCATCAACCACAGCCCCATCAACCTCCCCATCAACCACAGCCCCATCAACCACAGCTCCATCAACCACAGCTCCATCAACCACAGCCCCATCAACCACAGCCCCATCAGTGACTCCATCAAGCACGCCACtagccacagccacagcaggCCTATCAGAGGAGGCTTCaagtaacacaaaggaagaggacaagacaaagagagagacagacaagagggAGCCAAAGAACGAAGAGACCCAGCGGCTCCAAAGATCAGAGAAGACTGTGGATGGTGCTAAAAGGAGAGGATATCCCAAAAAGAAGCCACACGGTGCAGGAGTGAAACGTGAAGCTACTCCGTCAGTCTCAGTGACGG ATAAGCTTTCTCTGGAGGCCACGTTCCAATTCCACGTCAAGAACTTCAGCAAGGTGAACATGCCGCTGTGGTCAGCACCGTGCTGGCTGCATGGCATGCCCTGGATGATCAGAGCTGGCCCAATCACCGTGCCAttcaatgaaaatgaaaaaaaagaaaaaaaatttctttccgTTGGGTTGCGGTGTGAGGGCGTTTGGGGCGCAGCCTTCTGGGCCTGTTATGGCATAGCTGACTTCTCCCTCCTGCCCGTCAACAGGAAGCAGGCTCCGCACGTCGTGG GAATAGAATGTTTGTTCCAAAAGAATGTCAGATTGGGGATAGTAAACCAGTTCATGCTTTGGGAGAATGTTCTGAACCCTCACCACGGGTACATTGAGGACGACGCGGTCACCTTTAAG gTACGGCTCAGGACAGCCCCGCCCTATGTCATCAACTGGAGCAGTGACAGACTGGTGAG GGCGCCAACGCAGACCCTCGCTGTGCCTCCCCCGCATGTCACCAGCGGCAGGAAGGATGAGGACTGTAACAGTGACGTCAATGAGAATGACAGTGACGACGACAGCGATGACAAAGACTACAATGACGAAGACAGCGATGACGAGGACATGAACAAGTATGAAGGCTTATATGCCCAGAAGaatttacatatgtatatataa